The following coding sequences are from one Melospiza melodia melodia isolate bMelMel2 chromosome 2, bMelMel2.pri, whole genome shotgun sequence window:
- the LOC134414761 gene encoding interleukin-1 receptor type 1-like, with translation MEKTSGLQQNMTSIFLLIGHLIVLVPLFSAEGCVICDYFVLVGEPIAITCPIITLPVLRSDYNLTWYKNGSATAVTTERDARIHQREGLLWFIPAVLEDSGLYECNIRSLNHSNKKTINLTVFKNDNGLCFNGKMKFEQKVTSTNIGKIICPDLEQFKNEENNQPEVHWYKECKPGFLEDKRLLLAEGENAVLIRNVTVQDRGNYTCQMVYTYMGKQFNVSRTISLEVKEKPLQMQPEFIYPRNNTIAVELGSHVVMECNVSSGINGLIPFWQVNDEDVDIFDETYREQFYEEGLPHGLAVSGTKFNISKVTLKDYAHKFFCHFIYGSQQFTAYIKLEYPARNIQGYLIGGGVSLVFLVFFTLFIYKIFKIDIVLWYRDSCHPFLGEKVSDEKIYDAYVLYPKNRASCLYSSDIFALKILPEVLERQCGYKLFILGRDDLPGEAVISVADEKIRQSRRVIIVLVPEPSCYSILEDESEKQLAMHSALIQDGIKVILIELEKIQDYATMPESIRYVKQKHGVIRWKGDFSERSHSARTRFWKKVRYQMPSRKSGSLSQLHLLTKDLNVP, from the exons ATGGAAAAAACGTCTGGTTTGCAGCAAAATATGACATCAATATTTTTGCTCATTGGTCATCTCATTGTACTGGTACCTCTCTTCAGTGCTG aagggTGCGTTATTTGTGATTACTTTGTGCTTGTTGGAGAGCCTATAGCTATTACTTGTCCAATAATTACATTGCCAGTGCTTCGCTCTGATTACAATTTGACATGGTATAAAAATGGGAGTGCTACAGCAGTGACCACAGAGAGAGATGCCAGGATCCACCAGCGAGAGGGCTTGCTTTGGTTTATTCCTGCTGTGCTGGAAGATTCTGGACTTTATGAATGCAATATAAG GAGCCTTAACCACTCTAACAAAAAAACTATAAACTTAACAGTTTTTAAGAACGATAATGGATTGTGTTTTAATGGAAAAATGAAGTTTGAACAAAAAGTGACGAGCACGAATATTGGAAAGATTATATGCCCTGATCTAGAACAATTTAAAAATGAAGAGAATAATCAGCCTGAAGTACATTGGTATAAG GAGTGTAAACCTGGATTTCTTGAAGACAAGCGACTTCTTTTGGCAGAGGGTGAAAATGCTGTCTTGATTCGTAATGTGACTGTGCAAGACAGAGGAAACTACACATGCCAGATGGTGTACACATATATGGGAAAACAATTTAATGTTTCAAGAACCATAAGTCTGGAGGTTAAAG AAAAACCACTGCAGATGCAACCAGAGTTTATTTATCCAAGGAACAATACAATTGCAGTAGAACTTG GCTCTCATGTAGTTATGGAGTGTAACGTATCAAGTGGCATAAATGGCTTGATTCCATTCTGGCAAGTTAATGATGAGGATGTTGATATCTTTGATGAAACCTACAGGGAACAGTTTTATGA AGAGGGCTTGCCTCATGGACTTGCTGTATCTGGAACAAAATTTAACATTTCAAAAGTGACATTAAAGGACTATGCTCATAAATTCTTCTGCCACTTCATATATGGTTCTCAACAATTTACAGCCTACATCAAATTAGAATACCCAG ctcgaAACATCCAGGGGTACTTAATTGGAGGAGGAGTTTCCTTGGTATTTTTAGTGTTTTTTACTCTCTTTATCTACAAGATCTTCAAAATTGATATTGTGCTTTGGTATCGGGACTCCTGCCATCCTTTCCTGGGGGAAAAAG TTTCAGATGAGAAGATCTATGATGCTTATGTTCTGTATCCAAAGAACAGAGCAAGCTGCTTGTATTCATCAGATATTTTTGCCCTGAAGATACTGCCAGAGGTCTTAGAAAGGCAGTGTGGATATAAGCTCTTCATACTTGGGAGAGATGATTTACCAGGAGAAG CTGTGATCAGCGTTGCTGATGAAAAAATCCGTCAAAGTAGGAGAGTGATAATTGTCTTGGTACCAGAGCCCTCCTGTTACAGCATTCTGGAAGATGAGTCTGAAAAGCAGCTAGCCATGCATAGTGCTCTTATCCAAGATGGCATTAAAGTAATTCTCATTGAACTTGAAAAAATACAAGATTATGCAACCATGCCAGAATCCATCAGATATGTTAAGCAAAAGCACGGGGTTATCCGATGGAAAGGGGACTTTTCAGAAAGGTCCCACTCAGCAAGAACCAGGTTTTGGAAGAAAGTGCGCTACCAGATGCCATCCAGAAAAAGTGGCTCTTTATCACAATTGCATTTGTTAACAAAAGACTTGAATGTTCCTTAA